The Deltaproteobacteria bacterium genome includes a window with the following:
- a CDS encoding SPFH domain-containing protein, giving the protein MTENTASKKISAIQRWLRKPALFMAGIVFLVLMIFWGSCVDYVRPYEAGIKESRYTGGVSKEVIEGGQWVFTGPGVTIHRFPTAVQSLEMTNNSREASNSAQGVRRIKRIEIDTSDGGKVQVDVTVLFRITDPYAVMTKIGPKRLFEDAAVIPKAVLALKENLGQLLAEDFYHESHRIERCLSAQEQMNKLLKEVGIKVEHILVRQYYYEEGYQQQIENRKVQDQLVFTNRSMGEAAKEDAARRKIESEGEAAGAVERKRGEAEVIKIRAEAGLYRRKKESEGDMLVKVAEAKGTQLVNKAYASSGSDNLVALEMAKVLEGISLIVVSDDKSGVNPLDVNQMLRLVGAK; this is encoded by the coding sequence ATACAGCGCTGGTTGCGTAAGCCAGCCTTATTTATGGCAGGCATTGTTTTTTTGGTGCTTATGATATTTTGGGGTTCTTGTGTTGATTACGTAAGGCCATACGAAGCTGGTATTAAAGAATCACGTTATACTGGCGGTGTTTCAAAAGAAGTAATTGAAGGTGGCCAATGGGTATTCACCGGCCCTGGGGTAACCATTCATCGTTTCCCAACTGCGGTGCAATCATTAGAAATGACTAACAATTCGCGTGAAGCATCAAATAGTGCACAAGGCGTTCGACGCATAAAACGTATCGAGATTGATACTTCTGATGGCGGTAAGGTTCAAGTTGATGTCACAGTGCTTTTCCGTATCACTGACCCTTATGCGGTTATGACTAAGATTGGCCCAAAACGTTTATTTGAAGATGCGGCGGTTATTCCTAAAGCAGTATTGGCGCTTAAAGAAAATTTGGGTCAGTTATTAGCTGAAGATTTTTATCACGAATCTCACCGCATTGAGCGTTGTTTGTCAGCCCAAGAACAAATGAACAAACTGCTTAAAGAAGTGGGGATAAAAGTTGAACATATACTGGTGCGTCAATATTACTACGAAGAAGGTTATCAACAACAAATTGAAAACCGCAAAGTGCAAGATCAATTAGTTTTCACTAATCGTTCAATGGGTGAAGCAGCCAAAGAAGATGCAGCAAGGCGTAAAATTGAGTCAGAAGGTGAGGCGGCTGGGGCAGTTGAGCGCAAACGCGGTGAAGCCGAAGTAATAAAGATCAGAGCCGAAGCAGGGTTATATCGTCGCAAGAAAGAATCTGAGGGTGATATGTTAGTAAAAGTTGCCGAGGCCAAGGGTACGCAACTAGTCAATAAAGCTTATGCGTCATCAGGCTCTGATAATTTAGTGGCGCTTGAAATGGCCAAAGTGCTTGAAGGCATAAGCCTAATTGTTGTTTCTGATGATAAGAGTGGTGTTAACCCATTAGATGTTAACCAAATGCTGCGCTTAGTGGGGGCAAAATAA
- a CDS encoding prohibitin family protein translates to MKTNINLHILAVVCTAWFFANFSTGCATRSTEANEVGIRVNKLTGIDEKVYAPGGTYFFLPFVNDWYTYSTRTQRLEMTSKVNEGDRDTLDDIEFKTLDGNDVGVDVTVLYRIDTTQAVNILSNVAVNDYELKEKIVRPMARTIVRDALNTLTSEEIYTEKKYKAGQAAVTALNEAFKPYGLICENVTLGDHRFHPNYQKAIVSKKVYDQQVNTNRSAKEAAQNKWEAELEKIKGDVEQQIAQEQGVAKQVSLSADAYYFSKQKEAEAILAQKTNEAKGIIELNRAMASSGGRTNVKLRIAKALAGKKIVILPGGTNTMGVQKIDLNDLIRTALSQEAIANKNRASE, encoded by the coding sequence ATGAAAACCAACATTAATCTTCACATTTTAGCAGTAGTTTGCACTGCCTGGTTTTTTGCTAATTTCTCTACTGGTTGCGCAACTCGTAGCACTGAGGCTAATGAAGTAGGTATTCGGGTAAATAAATTAACCGGTATTGATGAGAAAGTTTATGCCCCAGGCGGAACCTACTTCTTTTTACCATTTGTAAACGATTGGTACACCTATAGTACACGCACTCAACGTTTAGAGATGACCTCAAAAGTTAACGAAGGTGATCGTGACACCCTTGATGATATTGAGTTTAAAACACTTGATGGTAATGACGTTGGCGTTGACGTAACTGTACTTTACCGCATCGATACTACCCAAGCAGTAAATATTTTATCTAATGTTGCGGTAAACGATTATGAGCTTAAAGAAAAAATAGTGCGCCCGATGGCACGTACCATCGTGCGTGATGCTTTAAATACGCTTACCTCAGAAGAAATTTATACCGAAAAGAAATACAAAGCCGGGCAAGCTGCGGTAACTGCTTTAAATGAAGCTTTTAAGCCATATGGTCTTATTTGTGAAAATGTAACCCTTGGTGACCATCGTTTTCATCCCAATTATCAAAAAGCTATTGTTAGCAAAAAAGTATATGATCAACAGGTAAATACCAATCGTTCAGCCAAAGAAGCCGCTCAAAATAAGTGGGAGGCAGAGCTTGAAAAAATTAAAGGTGATGTTGAGCAACAAATCGCCCAAGAACAAGGTGTAGCTAAACAAGTTTCATTATCTGCTGATGCCTATTATTTTTCAAAACAAAAAGAAGCCGAAGCTATTCTGGCGCAAAAAACTAACGAGGCCAAAGGCATAATTGAGCTTAATCGTGCTATGGCATCATCTGGTGGTCGCACTAATGTCAAATTGCGTATTGCTAAAGCTTTAGCTGGCAAAAAGATTGTTATTTTACCTGGTGGCACTAATACTATGGGTGTGCAAAAAATCGATCTTAACGATTTAATTCGCACCGCACTTAGTCAAGAAGCGATCGCGAATAAAAATCGCGCGTCAGAATAA